A single region of the Plutella xylostella chromosome 7, ilPluXylo3.1, whole genome shotgun sequence genome encodes:
- the LOC125488549 gene encoding uncharacterized protein LOC125488549 translates to MSKRSHESATQGESREERWLRKLKLYEEKLSAKRSRLAENQQILPPVEGEVQIEEHPEYNEGILAGSQQPTHIEVVLPADTERTAPIDTEAAEFSEMTETTACTSPNCTTCYVIEENMDVSDYDPDLLRELGDEEADPAEFGDDLQADVAARFQRILQDGLNKEEKDGLIKKCPYPKNVPLAKSPTLNPEISVNLAEACKLRDKRLLSKQDQLGKALSALGNAFTNLLKKTPDIPDVIRTLNDAGKLLADSHYAETDTRRSVLIPLIDKSLADPFKDRKRDTFLFGEKLGDLVKDSQGIKKTGQFIHPAPSTSSNLNARGPLSRGNRQQRGGQSYHPRAGGPRNVPMGPPYQNRRRAAQYTAQQQPPARRHVAPPPGPPAPARRAPPPPYRPSTSRRA, encoded by the exons ATGTCAAAGCGAAGTCATGAAAGTGCTACGCAAGGTGAATCTCGTGAAGAGAGATGGCTAAGGAAGTTGAAGTTATATGAAGAAAAATTGAGTGCGAAAAGAAGTCGGCTTGCTGAAAATCAGCAGATATTACCTCCAGTTGAAGGAGAAGTACAAATtgaag AACATCCCGAATATAATGAGGGTATATTGGCCGGATCTCAACAGCCCACCCATATAGAAGTTGTGTTACCAGCAGACACCGAAAGAACGGCGCCTATAGATACTGAGGCTGCTGAGTTTAGCGAAATGACGGAAACGACAGCATGTACGAGCCCTAACTGCACTACGTGCTACGTTATTGAGGAAAATATGGACGTCAGCGATTATGATCCCGATCTGTTACGAGAATTAGGAGATGAAGAAGCAGATCCCGCTGAATTCGGAGACGACTTGCAAGCGGATGTTGCCGCAAGATTCCAACGAATATTACAAGATGGTCTTAATAAAGAGGAAAAGGATGGCCTTATTAAGAAATGCCCTTATCCTAAAAATGTCCCATTAGCCAAAAGTCCAACTCTAAACCCGGAAATAAGCGTTAACTTAGCGGAGGCGTGTAAGTTAAGAGACAAGAGACTACTTTCAAAGCAAGATCAGCTTGGTAAAGCACTTTCAGCTTTGGGAAATGCATTCACaaatctgttaaaaaaaacaccagATATTCCAGACGTCATACGTACTCTGAATGACGCTGGTAAATTACTGGCAGACTCACATTATGCCGAGACTGATACTCGGCGATCGGTCTTAATACCTTTGATTGACAAATCTCTGGCAGATCCATTTAAAGACAGAAAAAGAGATACTTTTCTTTTCGGAGAAAAACTTGGGGATTTAGTAAAAGACTCACAGGGCATAAAAAAGACAGGCCAGTTCATTCACCCCGCTCCATCAACGAGTTCAAATTTAAATGCAAGAGGCCCATTGTCCCGAGGAAACcgacagcagcgcggcggccAGTCGTACCATCCACGAGCCGGTGGGCCGAGAAATGTGCCGATGGGCCCGCCATATCAGAACCGACGGCGAGCAGCTCAGTACACAGCGCAGCAACAGCCGCCCGCACGGCGCCATgtcgcgccgccgccaggcccaccggcgccggcgcgccgTGCCCCTCCTCCACCATACCGCCCCTCGACGAGTCGTCGAGCTTAG